The proteins below come from a single Cylindrospermopsis raciborskii Cr2010 genomic window:
- a CDS encoding DUF7680 family protein encodes MQEFQLRIVPTDNNNFAVELYQCAYKKAGEKKRPAAKRIGRLKSSILVQVREMVYDCLKANNYDPKTLTHNRQAHYVLNEETGVNLALLFQTVQPLSKAERISNIAQGIQAMSYEESHYWFAKVSNGKRSQALRAIRVLLGD; translated from the coding sequence ATGCAGGAATTTCAGTTGCGAATAGTGCCCACGGATAATAATAACTTTGCTGTTGAGTTATATCAATGTGCCTATAAAAAAGCAGGAGAAAAGAAACGTCCTGCTGCTAAACGAATTGGCAGGTTAAAAAGTAGTATATTAGTACAGGTTCGGGAGATGGTTTATGATTGTTTGAAAGCGAATAACTACGATCCAAAGACTTTAACGCATAATAGGCAAGCTCATTATGTATTAAACGAGGAAACGGGAGTGAACCTAGCTTTATTATTTCAGACTGTACAACCGCTTTCAAAAGCAGAAAGAATAAGTAATATTGCCCAGGGAATACAAGCTATGAGTTATGAGGAATCTCATTATTGGTTTGCTAAAGTTAGTAATGGTAAACGCAGCCAAGCTTTAAGAGCAATTAGGGTTTTGTTGGGTGATTAG
- a CDS encoding ATP-binding protein, which produces MKTAVSTIFKTCAPREEILAGELSLDLFAAKLESVVKGTAPKVYNDPKTFFENTFATDGLKNLITEVFGRLSGNMVGSPIIRLETSFGGGKTHDEIALWHIAKHGRKIPGIERFTDNIEIIPSYAVKAGAIACQDLEPADGVFHRDTGIRTYTLWGEIAYQLGGVEGYSLLKGADEMRVSPGTDVLRRIIQDAPTVIILDEVAMYLRRAKGITVGESDLAKQVIAFLFALMDLAASTNNIVLVYTLASASDSFGEETREVREALSISARQERIIKPSTDVEIYNIVKQRMFSSICSNAARDAGREYMQVYKNSRLDLPSGCKDSSYAESIEQSYPFHPELFNLLTKKIASIPNFQRTRGALRLLAIVIRYLWQELEDLAENSGIMGENSPFWIPMIHPHHIPLGMEEEITSDLTSRLDRPLMRIPIQADIYNPDGREAHSQIQDKEWSAADKPPFTSWVTRTIFLNSINQGTAAGIRVSELNLCLLTPGMDIGFVQTVLERLGEVAWYLDYDQFTSTARFKEEPSLNKVIAQEKEQVTTTETKERLRRERDTIFADHCFKLVSGPVNPSDVDDVADYIALCVIDFDEATISDTTQVAPTLVEKVFENTGESGKFRIYKNRLLFLVANKQELERSLDNMREYIAIENIMRSADKLQDLSEGQRKKLKEREGNFKLNVRVSIGNTYRHLFYPESDRVKAPKGLMHYTLPAQDSGDAKKKQQEVLLKKLRDCGKIRMEDAAAYAPSYIVQKVWPAGIDHWKTKEMKEAFFKDVSLKMFLDGEISKLRETIRNGILDGSWDMKIGEKVFIKAENLKVPDSIEFSEGVELYRPGILELPKPREIEISAQVMFSKDMKKPVRVGWRASGGLKVQMYENGKIIDKEFRPRDEYSTEIGETTIFKIVVDYGNGEILEKETTAFIGGGGNEGERYGDSTRKTTVGGFSAAESGSIFAVKPLIFSYAGTVNSSFVKLSDFIKDNKPAGIQEIEISVTEPMDYRKLFTAIPLVAKLPLYINHIATISLEEQFVRLEYQGPEKGFKVFQGIMLSFLNNPLVKADLLLKLEFKFLSPIMYGRRGRNKRSSKIAGTESSRQFELSCQSYLLRVFTCRNFSCE; this is translated from the coding sequence ATGAAAACTGCTGTAAGTACCATATTTAAGACCTGCGCTCCTCGGGAGGAAATTTTAGCAGGGGAACTGTCGTTAGATCTATTCGCTGCTAAGTTGGAATCGGTAGTAAAAGGTACAGCACCTAAAGTATATAATGACCCGAAAACCTTTTTTGAAAATACTTTTGCTACTGATGGCTTAAAAAATTTAATTACCGAAGTATTTGGTAGACTAAGTGGAAATATGGTAGGTTCACCTATCATTCGATTAGAGACTAGCTTTGGTGGTGGTAAAACCCATGATGAAATAGCTTTATGGCACATTGCTAAACATGGTAGAAAGATTCCCGGTATAGAGAGATTTACTGATAATATTGAAATTATACCAAGTTATGCGGTTAAGGCTGGGGCTATTGCCTGTCAAGACTTAGAACCTGCGGATGGGGTGTTTCATAGGGATACGGGAATTAGGACTTATACTCTGTGGGGAGAAATTGCTTACCAATTGGGGGGAGTAGAAGGTTATAGCTTGCTCAAGGGTGCGGATGAAATGAGAGTTAGTCCTGGAACGGATGTGTTGAGAAGAATTATTCAGGATGCTCCTACGGTGATTATTCTGGATGAAGTAGCAATGTATTTGAGAAGGGCAAAAGGAATAACTGTAGGTGAGAGTGATTTGGCTAAACAGGTTATAGCTTTTTTGTTTGCGCTCATGGATTTAGCTGCTTCTACTAATAATATCGTATTGGTATATACTCTGGCTTCCGCTAGTGACAGTTTTGGAGAGGAAACGAGGGAGGTGAGGGAAGCTCTTTCTATTTCTGCTAGACAGGAAAGAATTATCAAACCTAGTACGGATGTGGAGATATATAATATAGTTAAGCAAAGAATGTTTAGTAGTATATGTTCTAATGCGGCAAGGGATGCTGGGAGGGAATATATGCAAGTTTATAAGAACAGTCGATTAGATCTACCTAGTGGATGTAAGGATAGTAGTTATGCTGAAAGTATTGAACAGAGCTATCCATTTCATCCTGAACTATTTAATCTACTGACTAAGAAGATAGCATCCATTCCTAATTTCCAGCGCACGAGGGGAGCATTACGGTTATTGGCTATAGTTATTCGCTATCTTTGGCAAGAATTGGAAGATTTAGCCGAGAATTCAGGTATAATGGGTGAAAATTCACCTTTTTGGATTCCTATGATCCATCCCCATCATATTCCCCTGGGTATGGAGGAAGAAATCACCAGTGATTTAACTTCTCGTTTGGATAGACCACTGATGCGAATACCTATCCAAGCAGATATTTACAATCCAGATGGTCGCGAAGCACATAGTCAAATACAGGATAAGGAATGGAGTGCAGCAGACAAACCACCTTTTACTAGCTGGGTTACCAGAACTATTTTTCTTAATTCTATCAACCAAGGGACTGCAGCAGGTATTCGGGTTTCGGAACTGAATTTATGTTTGCTCACACCTGGTATGGATATTGGTTTTGTACAAACGGTTTTAGAGAGATTAGGAGAGGTTGCTTGGTATTTAGATTATGACCAATTTACATCTACTGCTAGGTTTAAAGAAGAACCATCACTCAATAAGGTGATTGCTCAAGAAAAGGAGCAAGTAACTACTACAGAAACGAAGGAACGTTTAAGAAGGGAACGGGATACAATTTTTGCAGATCATTGTTTTAAACTGGTTTCTGGTCCGGTGAATCCCAGTGATGTGGATGATGTGGCGGATTATATAGCTTTATGTGTAATAGATTTTGATGAAGCAACTATTTCTGATACTACCCAAGTTGCGCCCACTTTAGTGGAAAAAGTTTTTGAAAACACGGGAGAATCGGGAAAATTCCGGATTTATAAAAATCGATTATTGTTCCTGGTGGCTAATAAGCAGGAGTTAGAACGTAGTTTGGATAACATGAGGGAATATATTGCTATAGAAAATATAATGAGGTCTGCTGATAAGTTACAGGATTTATCCGAGGGTCAACGGAAAAAGCTCAAGGAAAGGGAAGGCAATTTTAAGTTAAATGTAAGGGTGTCAATTGGCAATACCTACCGTCACCTATTTTACCCTGAGAGCGATCGGGTGAAAGCACCAAAGGGATTAATGCACTATACTTTGCCTGCGCAGGATTCAGGTGATGCTAAAAAGAAGCAGCAGGAAGTGTTGCTGAAGAAATTAAGAGATTGTGGAAAGATTAGAATGGAGGATGCAGCTGCTTATGCACCTAGTTATATAGTACAAAAAGTGTGGCCAGCGGGGATTGATCATTGGAAAACTAAGGAAATGAAAGAAGCGTTTTTCAAGGATGTGAGTTTGAAGATGTTTTTAGACGGAGAAATAAGTAAGTTGAGGGAAACCATTCGCAATGGGATTTTGGATGGTTCCTGGGATATGAAAATTGGAGAGAAGGTGTTTATTAAAGCTGAAAACTTGAAAGTTCCTGATTCTATAGAGTTTTCGGAGGGAGTGGAGTTGTATCGTCCGGGGATTTTAGAACTGCCAAAACCAAGAGAGATTGAAATAAGTGCGCAGGTGATGTTTAGTAAGGATATGAAAAAACCTGTTCGAGTGGGGTGGAGAGCATCGGGAGGGTTGAAGGTACAAATGTATGAAAATGGAAAGATTATTGATAAGGAGTTTCGACCCCGGGATGAATATAGCACTGAGATTGGGGAAACCACAATTTTTAAAATAGTTGTGGATTATGGGAATGGGGAAATTTTGGAGAAGGAAACCACAGCGTTTATAGGAGGAGGTGGTAATGAAGGTGAGAGGTATGGTGATAGCACGAGAAAGACTACAGTTGGAGGATTTAGTGCAGCAGAATCAGGAAGTATTTTTGCGGTCAAACCATTAATATTTAGCTATGCAGGAACGGTAAATAGTAGCTTTGTGAAACTGAGTGATTTTATTAAGGACAATAAACCAGCGGGAATTCAAGAAATAGAAATTTCTGTGACAGAACCCATGGACTATAGGAAGTTATTTACAGCTATTCCTCTAGTAGCCAAATTACCTCTGTATATCAACCATATAGCCACAATTAGCTTAGAGGAGCAGTTTGTGAGATTGGAGTACCAAGGACCAGAGAAAGGATTTAAAGTTTTTCAGGGAATAATGCTTAGTTTTTTAAATAATCCCCTGGTGAAAGCAGATCTACTATTGAAATTGGAGTTTAAATTTTTGTCACCAATTATGTATGGTAGAAGGGGGAGAAATAAGAGATCTTCAAAAATCGCTGGAACGGAATCCAGTAGACAATTTGAACTTAGTTGCCAAAGTTACCTATTAAGAGTTTTCACATGCAGGAATTTCAGTTGCGAATAG
- a CDS encoding rhodanese-like domain-containing protein — MSNLTAEASELIARLRWGQPALTIVDLRDRPTYNHHRITGAISIPLGNLAERAKSSIHQDRQIYVYGENDMHATQGANILESAGFRNVGIISGGLPAWKTFGGPTEGFKP; from the coding sequence ATGAGTAATTTAACTGCTGAAGCTAGTGAATTGATAGCCCGTTTGCGATGGGGACAGCCCGCATTAACAATTGTTGACCTGCGCGATCGCCCCACCTATAATCATCATCGAATAACCGGAGCGATTTCCATCCCTTTGGGAAATTTAGCCGAACGTGCTAAATCCAGTATACATCAAGACCGTCAAATTTACGTTTACGGTGAAAATGACATGCACGCCACCCAAGGAGCTAATATTTTGGAGTCAGCTGGATTTAGGAATGTAGGGATTATTTCCGGGGGTTTACCAGCTTGGAAAACATTTGGTGGACCCACGGAAGGATTCAAACCGTAG